A single window of Pseudophryne corroboree isolate aPseCor3 chromosome 5, aPseCor3.hap2, whole genome shotgun sequence DNA harbors:
- the KLF10 gene encoding Krueppel-like factor 10 isoform X2 — protein MGIAGSNRCGGAPWKSTEKGDFEAVEALMYMSSRWKPEYRNYADLRPITPASDLSENEDSVMTSEFSTAIPAFCLTPPYSPSEFEMSPSPGAKSMSPGPVAEKSQPTNNSGNHSIENHSPSHQKAQVTSVIRHTADAQFCNQHPVMPRHFDSPTTGGSIEPKSVPNVAMPKGQNERCDQNQIKTEVQAAHTFLPVNDHPGRVSPAGLQACNSKASSSDASFVPMQISSPSLLVSTPVAANTVPQMPVFCQMVPFSSNNSMVTTVLSNTPAQPPAVMQSLFYMGAPVPNGRVMFVMPQSVVHTAKTVLSSSTRLSPIAPAPGVALSEGKVSAHVDASRIRSHVCSQNGCGKTYFKSSHLKAHMRTHTGEKPFSCSWDGCDRKFARSDELSRHRRTHTGEKKFACPKCDRRFMRSDHLTKHARRHLSTKKLPAWQMEVSRLSNIAMPQASAPVQ, from the exons ATGGGCATAGCCGGAAGTAACCGATGCGGCGGTGCACCGTGGAAATCTACAGAGAAAGGCGACTTTGAGGCAGTAGAAGCCCTTATGTACATGAGCAGCCGCTGGAAGCCTGAGTACAGAAATTATGCTGATTTGAGGCCAATTACTCCAGCATCTGATCTGTCTGAGAATGAGGACAGCGTGATGACATCGGAGTTCTCCACCGCCATACCGGCCTTT TGCCTAACGCCACCGTACAGCCCTTCAGAGTTTGAGATGTCACCTTCTCCAGGCGCCAAGTCCATGTCTCCAGGTCCAGTTGCTGAAAAGAGCCAGCCTACTAATAATTCAGGCAACCATTCAATAGAAAATCATTCACCGAGCCACCAGAAAGCCCAGGTGACAAGCGTCATCCGCCATACTGCGGACGCACAGTTCTGCAATCAACATCCAGTCATGCCAAGGCATTTCGATAGTCCTACCACAGGTGGCAGCATTGAGCCAAAAAGTGTACCTAATGTGGCCATGCCAAAGGGTCAAAATGAAAGGTGCGATCAAAACCAGATCAAGACTGAAGTCCAGGCGGCACATACCTTCCTACCTGTAAACGATCACCCTGGTAGAGTGTCTCCTGCTGGTCTGCAGGCTTGTAATAGCAAGGCAAGTTCTTCCGATGCCAGTTTTGTCCCAATGCAGATCTCATCACCGTCGCTACTAGTTTCCACACCAGTTGCTGCAAACACTGTACCGCAGATGCCCGTCTTTTGTCAGATGGTTCCCTTCTCTTCCAACAACTCTATGGTGACCACAGTCCTATCAAACACTCCCGCTCAACCACCAGCAGTCATGCAGTCTCTATTTTATATGGGGGCTCCAGTGCCTAATGGGAGAGTGATGTTTGTCATGCCACAGTCTGTAGTGCACACTGCAAAAACTGTTTTGTCCAGCAGCACCAGGCTTTCACCAATTGCACCCGCACCAGGAGTGGCCCTATCTGAAGGAAAAGTTTCAGCACATGTGGATGCGTCTCGAATTAGAAGTCATGTCTGCAGCCAGAATGGGTGTGGGAAGACCtacttcaagagctcccacctaaaGGCACATATGAGAACGCACACAG GAGAAAAACCTTTCAGCTGTAGTTGGGACGGTTGTGACAGAAAATTTGCCCGATCTGACGAACTGTCTCGTCACCGCCGAACACACACAGGAGAGAAGAAATTTGCATGCCCAAAATGTGACCGCCGTTTCATGCGCAGTGATCACTTGACCAAGCACGCCAGGCGCCACCTCTCAACCAAAAAACTCCCCGCCTGGCAGATGGAAGTGAGCAGGCTAAGCAATATCGCCATGCCACAGGCCTCGGCTCCTGTTCAGTGA
- the KLF10 gene encoding Krueppel-like factor 10 isoform X1: MIIRENAAAQQYRSHPAAAAVHRRNSLLHATMLSYTSHHLHSSSRLEKMGIAGSNRCGGAPWKSTEKGDFEAVEALMYMSSRWKPEYRNYADLRPITPASDLSENEDSVMTSEFSTAIPAFCLTPPYSPSEFEMSPSPGAKSMSPGPVAEKSQPTNNSGNHSIENHSPSHQKAQVTSVIRHTADAQFCNQHPVMPRHFDSPTTGGSIEPKSVPNVAMPKGQNERCDQNQIKTEVQAAHTFLPVNDHPGRVSPAGLQACNSKASSSDASFVPMQISSPSLLVSTPVAANTVPQMPVFCQMVPFSSNNSMVTTVLSNTPAQPPAVMQSLFYMGAPVPNGRVMFVMPQSVVHTAKTVLSSSTRLSPIAPAPGVALSEGKVSAHVDASRIRSHVCSQNGCGKTYFKSSHLKAHMRTHTGEKPFSCSWDGCDRKFARSDELSRHRRTHTGEKKFACPKCDRRFMRSDHLTKHARRHLSTKKLPAWQMEVSRLSNIAMPQASAPVQ; encoded by the exons ATGATCATTAGAGAGAACGCTGCAGCACAGCAGTATCGCTCACATCCAGCAGCAGCAGCCGTACACAGGAGGAACTCACTGCTACATGCAACGATGCTCAGCTACACGTCCCATCAtctgcacagcagcagcagg CTGGAAAAAATGGGCATAGCCGGAAGTAACCGATGCGGCGGTGCACCGTGGAAATCTACAGAGAAAGGCGACTTTGAGGCAGTAGAAGCCCTTATGTACATGAGCAGCCGCTGGAAGCCTGAGTACAGAAATTATGCTGATTTGAGGCCAATTACTCCAGCATCTGATCTGTCTGAGAATGAGGACAGCGTGATGACATCGGAGTTCTCCACCGCCATACCGGCCTTT TGCCTAACGCCACCGTACAGCCCTTCAGAGTTTGAGATGTCACCTTCTCCAGGCGCCAAGTCCATGTCTCCAGGTCCAGTTGCTGAAAAGAGCCAGCCTACTAATAATTCAGGCAACCATTCAATAGAAAATCATTCACCGAGCCACCAGAAAGCCCAGGTGACAAGCGTCATCCGCCATACTGCGGACGCACAGTTCTGCAATCAACATCCAGTCATGCCAAGGCATTTCGATAGTCCTACCACAGGTGGCAGCATTGAGCCAAAAAGTGTACCTAATGTGGCCATGCCAAAGGGTCAAAATGAAAGGTGCGATCAAAACCAGATCAAGACTGAAGTCCAGGCGGCACATACCTTCCTACCTGTAAACGATCACCCTGGTAGAGTGTCTCCTGCTGGTCTGCAGGCTTGTAATAGCAAGGCAAGTTCTTCCGATGCCAGTTTTGTCCCAATGCAGATCTCATCACCGTCGCTACTAGTTTCCACACCAGTTGCTGCAAACACTGTACCGCAGATGCCCGTCTTTTGTCAGATGGTTCCCTTCTCTTCCAACAACTCTATGGTGACCACAGTCCTATCAAACACTCCCGCTCAACCACCAGCAGTCATGCAGTCTCTATTTTATATGGGGGCTCCAGTGCCTAATGGGAGAGTGATGTTTGTCATGCCACAGTCTGTAGTGCACACTGCAAAAACTGTTTTGTCCAGCAGCACCAGGCTTTCACCAATTGCACCCGCACCAGGAGTGGCCCTATCTGAAGGAAAAGTTTCAGCACATGTGGATGCGTCTCGAATTAGAAGTCATGTCTGCAGCCAGAATGGGTGTGGGAAGACCtacttcaagagctcccacctaaaGGCACATATGAGAACGCACACAG GAGAAAAACCTTTCAGCTGTAGTTGGGACGGTTGTGACAGAAAATTTGCCCGATCTGACGAACTGTCTCGTCACCGCCGAACACACACAGGAGAGAAGAAATTTGCATGCCCAAAATGTGACCGCCGTTTCATGCGCAGTGATCACTTGACCAAGCACGCCAGGCGCCACCTCTCAACCAAAAAACTCCCCGCCTGGCAGATGGAAGTGAGCAGGCTAAGCAATATCGCCATGCCACAGGCCTCGGCTCCTGTTCAGTGA